TGGAGTTGAGGAGGAGTATGTACTAACAATGAGCAATGTGGCATACCAAAGTGCAATCTTACTAGGTGTTGAAGAAAAGGAAGCTCTCAAAGCTCTTCATTCTGATCGATCAAGCAAGAAACATGAGCAAAATTCCATGGAGGATGATGACATTTCTGATATGGAGTTTACAAGAAACGAGAGTCACACTTGAGTTTGGTCAGAACAATCTAGAAGTCTTATTTAGACTTTGACTACCAATGGGCTAATACATGGGATTGGGCCTAATTTTGAATATATGGGCTGCGTGAATATTGTGCTGAAGTGCACACTAGCCCAAACGAGTAGATAGATTCTTATACACTTGTTtttagggaaaatacataaaaactcccccaacgtatactcgaattaattatgacgcactcaacctttgcggacgacctattaccccctggtcttattttttctgtatttttgtactccTTTTTGACTGATGtggcaaaaaataaataaaaaaaattgatgcccagttgcacattggagagtgttgcacactctccccCACATTGGTGCCACGTCATTGCCACGACACTGCCACATCACTGAcacgtcactgccacttttcctttctttttttcattagatttttcttttattttttcttttattaattatatttacactaattaacctctaattaaccattaaaccattaattttgtcttcttcatcactaaacccttcttcttcttcttcttcttcttcttcttcttcttcttcttcttcttcttcatttcaagaaatccatcaacccattttcttcctccattaacacacacacattcaacccattttcttcaaaATTAACAACATACATTCAACCAATTTTTtttctccattaacacacacatacattcaacccattttcttccttcattaacaacacacattcaatctattttcttcctccattaacacacatatattcaacccattttcttcctccattaatacacacattcaacccattttcttcctccattaacacacacattcaacccattttcttcctccattaatacacacacacacattcaaccaattttcttcttccatcaacacacacacattcaatttctttcatcaatcataatttttttttttgaatctcttagccttatctgacctctttttatgttttttattgagccgagggtctttcagaaacagccgtcctaccttggtaggagtaaggtctgcgtacactctaccctccccagaccccacattgtgggatttcactgggttgttgttgttgtaatcataaatatttttttcaaGAAATTAACCAAccaattttcttcctccattaacacacacacattcaactcattttcttcctccattaacacacacattcaatttcatcataaacccccctttttcttcatttcagGCCGCCAACCCCCCAACacccggaaaaaaaaaaatcaagattgTACGGATATAGCAAAGAAACAAAAACAAATATTCAAAGTTAATTGTCTTCTCTTGATCAACAAGAATCCCAACACACACACCTGCAAGACCCAACAACACCAATAAACATAAATCCTAGCTTCTTCCCCCAATTTGCCTTCTTTTTCGATTTCCCATGAGATTTATCATGCTTTTTATCGTTGTTTTTATCGTGGTTAGAGTGTTTACTCTCCAAGGTTGTCATTTTTGGAGCAAAATGCATAGTTTTTGGAGGTGGTGATGGATGGCGGTGGTGCTGACGTGgcagtggtggtggtggtgataaaCGACTCACATTTTGCTGAGATAAAAGACTCACATTTAGCATTTGGGTTGGTCTCCAACTAAGTAAATCTTCTTCAAAATCAATAAAGATTGAAGCTTTAACAATTGGGCATATGAAATGTGGAAGAAAgagagggtgggggtgggtgagaggatataaataaatttttaaaaactaatttttattaaaatataaaaactatTTTTACTGCCCTCACTCGccatttttaaattatattttttttttggtgccaTGTTAGCCTAAAAGGTCACAAAAATActgaaaaaataaggccaggggggtaataggttgcccgcaaaggttgggtgcgtcataattaatccgagtatacgctGGGGGATTTATGTATTTTCCTCTTGTTTTTACAGATATTTCTAGGTAGATTCTAGAGCAATGATGAGGTGTAGATAATTAGTTAGTTTGTTACATAGATTTAATTATTTGTATTCAGTCCTTAGATAATTACACAGTAGATCCTTTGTAATAGTGTAAATGGATGTAATCTTTCCATGATTGAATACACAAAAAAAATTTCCAAATCACAATCTTCAATTTACATTTCtgtcatggtatcagagcagcagTAGCTCGATCCAAAGTTTTGATACAATTTTCTCAATCAAAATCACCTCACTTACTATCAAATTACATCATTGTCAAGCTAAGCAGAAATGGGAGAGACCACTGAAAGCACAACAAACACAGTCACTTCCTATGATGTCAATCACCCTTACTACCTCCACTCTTCTGATTCACCTGGATTAAACCTGATCAACTCCATTTTTGATGGAAGAGGTTTTCCAGGTTAGAGGATATCCATTTTGATTCACGTCAGGTATAGACAATTTAAATGAGGAAGTGTTCCCTGCTAGGGACATTCCATTCACAGGGTTCAAACTCCATCAAGACGTCTGGTTAAGGGCTGACAATtgcggattcaggatttaaaaTTTAAGTGTTTGATATTTCAGCCCTTCTAAATTTATAAGTTCTATAAATTGAATTTGTCCATATTAAAGGGATTTCTTAAGATGAATACAAAGTTTTTGTAACTACTGTGTTCTAGCGACTCGATTGAATTTCGTTCTTTAAAAATTTATATTGTGCAAAAATGATAAAAGtaaattttcttttatatatacaAATTATCCAATCCCCAAAGCATAAGAGAAATTTTAAAATAATAGCAAATATGGTTCAAAATTGTTTTAAGTCGTACTGACTATGGCACTGTTGATCGATGCCAAAAGAGTAAAACTTTAAGGTTTTGCATGCATGAAGGATTCAATGAAAAAAGCTCTAAAAACATATGTTATGTTGCTTCGACACTTTAAAAATGTTATCATATTCATATCGGATTCTCAAAAGTTACACTATTTTTGAAGAATTCGACACGCCCATTGACACTTTTAAGAATCCGAGCACCGAGAAAGAAAAGATAGTGGACTTACCAGATGCAGTAGTGAATACGTTGAGCAGAAGAACAACTACACGCACATTTGATAATCCAAACTGAAATTCCACCACCAGCAATCATTACGTTATCGACGCTAACGTAAAATTTTCTGCGTCAATCCCTCTCTTTTGCATTTCTTTAAACACTTCATAACACTCTCCAAGTCTCTCTTTCTTGCACAACCAATTAATCACCAACCTATAAGTCTCAACCCCTAATTCACTCATCCTATTTACTCTCACTGATTGAAACACCTTCAACGCTTTGACATACTTATTATTCTTGAAAAGTATCTCCATCATAGCCTCAACACATGCAATATTAGGTTCAAAACCTTCATCAACCATTAAATTCCAAATCTTTGAACCTTCAATCACATCACCAACATCACAAAAACCATATATTAACCATCTATAAGTAACCTCATTCGGCTTTATCCAATCTTTCAACTTCAACACAACATGTTCAGTCTCCTCAACAAGCTTAGACCTACAAAGAACCTCAACTACCTTATTCAATACATCCACATTATACACATATCCAAACCTATTCATTAAATGAAAAACTTCAACACATTTCTTTAACTCCAATGGTTGAACAGAGAATAACTAAATTTTAAGCATGTTGGCAGTGCAGTTCTGCATTTTTCAGTCTACTCTTACTGGAAACAAAGTAGAAGGAAGCATATTTAAGTCAAACAGATGCAGTTTTCCATTGGAATAGTCACTTTTCGACTGTGTGCATGAGCGAATGTTTAGAATTCTACAACATCAATAAAGAAAATATGTCTAAATGTTCCGGAGAATAATGCAAGAAACTCAAAGTGACTAAGAGAATCCTAGAACAAACAAGAACATAACAAAGTGTTGACAAAAGCGATATCATAATCAGCGACATCAGTCAGAAAGCAAAATGGCTACTATTGTATACTTTTTTCTTCTGAGCTTCCAAATAAATGAACAATTCCCAAGCAGCTGGTCTCTAGTCCTGATGTTGTTACAATATTCAGACAGTAAGCAAATTTGCTTAAAGTTGAGACTTAAAGGTGAcaagaaataaaaaagagaatGCGTAAAACTTACCAAGCAGAAAAATGAAGGATTCCTGAAAAGATACTCCTTAACCCTGAAAATAAAATAGTAGGTTTATACAAGTCAGATTACTAAAGCAAACACAGTCCAAATATGAACACCAACCAATGAAAAAAAATAGTACGTTTATAGGAGCATCTTACGTTGTCTTAGTCCATTCATTTGTCTCTGATACCTCCCAAACTACGTCATTCTTGAATGGTGTCTCGACCAAGTCCAGATAAACGCCTGATAAAAGTTCAGGAATTACACGCTCCAGCACATCTATCACCATAGTGAGACGAAAATCGGAGTGACGTTTGAAGTTTCTGGCATAAAATACAACTCCATTTGGCTTGTCATAAAGTGAGTCATGTGTGCGGCTCGGGGATCTTGGGTCTGTCGGAAAATAAAAGACTTTTTCGAATGAGGCTGGCTGGTCTTGAATTCGGGTACACCACCAATAAGCAACAAAATGAGTAGGAAGTTGGAAATTTTTACAATTTTTGTGGTCCTTCCGCATAACTTGATGTATTGCCTCAAGGAAAATCAGTTTAACTTGGGAGCTCCAACACATTGGGGCTTGATACAACCATTTTAGGTGAAACCAGAAAAGAAACAATTAGAAAAAGACATGGGTAACATAAGAACAGAGAAATTCATTGGAAAATATGAGGGAAGCCAAAAAACCTTGGATCTTTACATTCGTGAGAAGGTTAAAAACAGGTTTAATGACTGGAAAAAAGTAAATTTCCCACAAAAAATACTTCTTGCGAGACTTACTTATAGTCTGATTCTCCTTGTGGCCAATTGTCCAACAGGTCacagtagttttttttttatctcatgaGGCATGTTGAATTCAGGTTTGTGCAACTGCGCATTTGGTATAGGTCGCTCCCTGAGATCAGCTTGGATCAATTGTCTCACTCCCTTGAAATCAAATCTCTTTTCCTCCACTCCACCGAAATCTAGGATCTTTACAAAAAAATTCATAGCATATGTGCTTAAAAGAATTAAACTGCTAATAGAGAGCAGTATAATCATTTAACTCTATTAAATTGTTGAATTAAATATGACACGTAGCTGCCCACTTTCAGATTTAGCCctaaaatcttccaacttccactTAATCATAAAGTTACAAGTTCTGTACCAAAGTTTCTTCATACTAAAACTAGAAGAAGAACTGATTAGGTACTTACCTTTCTTAGGCTTTTGAAAATTGTAAAGACGTACACTTCCGTCTTTAGCATATAAAACTCCTCGAGGCAAGTTTCTATGAGGAATATTGAGAGAATGCATACAGTAGAGACCAGTGGCGTACACAGAATTTTTTGCAAGCAGTGTCgatatttaaaaaaatttaattaaaaaaaagtacttttaataAGAGGCCTATAAGTTTTTTCATAGTTTTGTTTATAGTGTATATCCTTAATAACATAAAATCTTTAATTTCACTTAATAATATTATTGCTATCATTTATCTTAGTAAGTATTAATTCAAGCTAATAAGATGTTAACCATGCGTTAGCAATACAATCTGTTGGATATTGTTGTATAAAATTTATTTCCTAATATGAAGATATGAGTAGTAGTCTAATGCAAAATTCTAAAATATTTTTACAATATAAGTAGACAGTTTTCCTTTTATTGTTTACTTTTTTTATATTTCTACAAACTACAATATTGTTTAAGCGAAGCTCAAATCATAAAATTGACACTTAACTAAAAAATATTGGAGCCTCAAATTTTTAGGGGCCTAAAGCAAAGGCTTCACTAGTCTCCCTCCTTGAGCCACTTCTGAAGTGAACAAATGAATAAGTCACTATAACGACAACGTAATTTAGAAAAATACAATCAAGGTGTTAAATTACAACTCTCCTCGATGAGCTTCTATTTTTTAAAACGTATCCGTAATAAACTCATTACAAATATTACTAAATACTTTTTTCTTCACAAGCCACGAAATAACTACTCAGAAGCTCAACAAAGACAATAACTTATAAATCACTATAATGACATCATAGTTTAGAAAAACACAATTCAAGTATAAAATTTCAACTCTCCTCGATGAGCTTCTATTTTTGAAACTTGTCTATAATACACTCAttgaaaatattactaaataatttttttttatacaagTCATAAAACAACCATTCATAAGCTCTCACTTGGTTTAGAAACTTTATTTTTGGGTAGGTGTCAAATGATCCAGACCTGACTCAGTAAATTTTCTAAACAATgctatgttttttttaaaaaaagaaagtcaTTAGGGCTGATCAGATTCGAACACTCGACCTCGATAGTAAAACTAAAGGCCTAAACCAGCGCGCGGACGGAAGCACTTTTAGCGAGCAATgtcattttatttatatataaccCGTATATGTTTTGGTTCGCCAGATTATTCATGCATAGAAATaagaaaatcttttttttttattttttttttatttttataaaagacACTAAAAATCCTAAAGCTACTAAATTTCTACTCGACACCCACTTACTACTTTCAAGtcttctcattttccttttcaaaCACTCCTCAAAAAATCAATCTGCCAAATGACCTTTTTACCCTCAAGATGCAACAAGTAACACATAGGGATGATAAATGCCTTTTTGGGCCGCGGGCCCAGTTTGACATTATTTTGAGACAAGTCTCCTATAAAGGAACACGATACCAAGGATCGAGTCCTGCTAGGTCCAAATGATATGATGCAAATAAGAGCGTCCTAAAGGCTGACCTAGGCTAGGGCTCACTAACAAAGGCTGTTCGAGGAGGCATGTGGTCGATAGCGGCTGCTTTGCTTTCCTCCTACTCCACGTTTGAACTGCCCCCTCCCTATGAATTTGGATGACTCTCGAAAAGGTCGTGTACGCTTATAACGTACTCCGAAACTTGTTACAGAAAGAATTGGGGGGTTATCCAAATGATGCTAGATATAAAGCGGTAACAGGCAATGAAAATGCGACAAACTCAGAAAAATAGCAAATAAGGCAAAACGATTAACCAACAAAACGTCCACCCAAGTGTCTCTAACCAAGCCAATAcaagttatttttttaaaagcaCGAATTCTAAAAAAAATTGCCAACAGAGTCCCCAGAGCTGTCACACTTTTTTTCCCCACAAAATGATTTATACGTTTAGTTCAAAAGGGTTTTCAAATTGAAAGTGACGAATTTTGTGATTCGAAAAGGGATTTTATTTAGAGAAAATGAGCCACTACCTGGCATCAAGTTTTTGTGTGCCAAGTCACCGTAAAATCAATATCCCTTTCAAAAGAAGTTTGACACTAAAAAACTGATCAGCGACAGAGATTCCagttaaggaattctgttgaccggggggAAGGTGTGAGGCAACCCTCGAGACCCGTGGTTTTAGCACGGTCGCCTTAATTAACTCGTATTGGCTTAAATAGAAACTCAATAAGGTAAATCTCAAACAACAAACAAGCGCGCGCACAAAAGAGTTCAAAAATAATATCTAAATTATTACAACCCAAAATAAAAAGAATGCAGGAAAATAAACCTACACTGCCTATGCTATCCCCGACATCTCAGGGTCTTCTCACGAGCGGCCTCCATTTTACATTGATTTCCTCAGGGACATCCCACCCGGGAATGAATACATGATATTCGAAAGCGAGTAAGGGAAAACACACAAGCAATTAATAAACCTAACATATTTGTCTAACATTTATGTCGGATCTTAAAATTTGCCAATTTAATTCACGGGTCCCACAAGATTCTAGCTGTTGAAATGCAATAAAACATTTACGCCCAAACTTGCTTTTCTATTTCAATATCCAATCCAGCAACCCAATTACAAAACAAAGGagtaaataattaaattaaacaaaACGGTACCTAATCAAACTAGATCAAATAGAAAATAATACTAATAAAATGAAACTACTACATCCAACTAAAACTTCTTCCCTAACTCACGATCAGATTCACAATTCTTCATTATTTTAACCCCATGGCCCACTTCCATTAATCAACTACTATTTTAATCAATTATTTTCAAAGAGCAAAGCAAAAGACTAAATACTACTATAGAGAAATGACAGCTAAAGAAACAAAATGTAGCTACTTCCGTCTAAAATCAAACAAATAAGCAGTAACAAAACACAACAAATAAGAACCATTTAGacataatatgggaataacatcaatcaaAAAGCACATTATCTAATAAAAAACCAATGAACAAATGAGATAAAAACAAGGGATTAAGTGAGAAATTGGACCTTCACAATGAGTCTCGTGCAGATTTCCGACAATTTGTAGAATGGGCGAGATTGCTCCGCAATGTAACGAAAAATACGATAACACCAAATCACCGACAGAAAGCCGCTAAATGGAATCCGGAACCTCAACTGGAAACCCCGTTAAATTTCAACTCAATGTAAATGGAATTCGGAACCTCAACTGGAAACCCCGTTAAATTTCAACTCAACGTGACAAAAAATTAACTAGTAAGGTGGTTGCACGGTAGTGCATTAGGGGTTATTTGAACGGAAATAAAAGTGAGGGACAGTTTGGTTGCTGGTTTCGGGAAAATGGAGTGGTTCACGGTGTATATGGAGGTATTTTCAGGCGGTTTTAATGGTGTTCATCGTGGAGTTTTAAGTGATGAAAATGGTGAGCTATGGTTAGTGATTATAATGGAGAGCTATGGTGGTTTGGtggctgttaaaaaaaaaatggagaagatGGGTCCTCTTTTGGTCTAAATGGTTGCTTATGTGTGCGGGGTGAATTAGGATATTCTTTTTTGTCTAGGGTAAAGGGAGAAGGGAGCGGCTCCTCTCCGTACAGTTTAGGTCCACTTTGTCCAGTGCAATACTAATCCTATGACACCTGTGCACTTTCAGATCTAACGATCAATAGTTATTTAACTAAAACACTCCCTATTGGCAACGTATGTGTAGTCGAAATCTTTCCCGAATGAGCCTGGGGATGGGtcatttccttatccaaatatggAAGGCGGGTCAGACCGGCTATCTCAACTAATGTAGGTGTCATTTCACAATCCCCAAATTTGAAAATCATCTCCTGTGGGTTCCAGAATCTCAACAACGCCTCAGTCAAGTCAGGACGAGGTGTCATATCCATTAATGAAATAAGGATACCTAGTCTATTCATCAATTCTTTTTGTTCCAAGGGTTTGAACATTTTCCACTATCTACATAGCTTCTTTGGGATTTTAACAACCATTAATACTTTCGAGCGGGGTGACGTATCCATCCTGCATTTACCAAAACAAACTGTGAATGACTGACATAGACCTACGGATAGGTACTCCCGGCCCTCGGGATCTTGACAAGAGAAAATGACCTAAATGGACTAAAAGTGACAACGGGTGTACGATCTACCAAAGTTGACTCTCTATTGACCAAGCAAGAAAAGTACACGAACGACCTCACTTTTTGCCACAACTAACAAAGTGTAACGAAGGACATTCCCTACACCAACCCTAGACACAAGACCAAATAATGCCGGACCCAATGAGGGTTGCCTACGTAGCCAGCCTCGAAGGACGGGAATCAGATGTGCGTAGTTCGTCCCGATTAGCCTGTTAAGGACATTTTAAAAAACTGACCGCTGACTTGAAAAGAACAActgtttctcctttttttttttcaaaaacatggagtaaaacaaaaataaaagtcCTTTTGGATTTTTAACTAAGACATGTACTAAAGAGACTAAAACGAAACAACAGAAATAACGAAAGTAAAATCTTTCTTGGAATTTTTATTTTGAACAAAATTCATAgaaataagaatatatatatatatatatatatatatatatatatatatatatatatatatatatatatatatatatatatatatatttaataaaacACACTAAAAATCCTAAAGCTACTAAATTTCTTTTCGACACCCACTTACTACTTTCAATtcttctcattttccttttcaaaCACTCCTCACAAAATCAGTCTGCCAAATGACCTTTTTACCCTCAAGATGCAACAAGTAACACATAGGGATGATAAATGCCTTTTTGGGCCGCGGGCCCAGTTTGACATTATTTTGAGACAAGTCTCCTTCAAAGGAACATGATACCAAGGATCGAGTCCTACTAGGTCCAAATGATATGATGCAAATACGAGTGTCCTAAAGGCTGACCTAGGCTGGGGCTCACTAACAAAGGTTGTTCGAGGAGGCACGTGGTCGATAGCGGCTGCTTTGCTTTCCGCCTACTCCACCCTTGAAATGCCCCCTCCCTATGAATTTGGATGACTCTCGAAAAGGTCGTGTATGCTTACAACGTACTCCGAAACTTGTTGCAGAAAGAATTGGGGGGGTATCCAAATGATGCCAGATATAAAGCGGTAACAGGTAATGCAAATGCGACAAACTCAGAAAAATAGCAAATAAGGCAAAACGATTAACCAACAAAACGTCCACCCAAGAGTCTCTAACCAAGCCAATACGAGTCATTTTTTTAAAAGCTCGAATTCTAAAAAAATTTGCCAACAGAGCCCCCAGAGCTGTCACACCCTTTTTTTCTCCCACAAAATAATTCATACGTTTAGTTCAAAAGGCTTTTCAAATCGAAAGTGACGAATTTTGTGATTCGAAAAGGGATTTTATTTAGAGAAAAAGAGCAGCCACCTGGCATCGAGTTTTGGTGTGCCAAGTCACCGTAAAATCAATATCCCTTTCAAAACAAGTTTGACTCTAAAAAACTGGTCAGCGACAGAGATTCCagttaaggaattctgttgaccgaggGGAAGGTGTGAGGCGTCCCTCGAGTCCCGTGGTTTTAGCACGGTCGCCTTAATTAACTCGTATTGGCTTAAATAGAAACTCAATAAGGTAAATCTCAAACAACAAACAAGCACGTGCACAAAAGAGTTCGAAAATAATATCTAAATTATTACAACCCAAAATAAAAAGAATGCAGGAAAATAAACCTACACTGCCTATGCTATCCCCGACATCCCGGGGTCTTCTCACGAGCGGCCTCCATTTTACATTGATTTCCTCCGGGACATCCCACCCGGGAATGAATACATAATATTCGAAAGCGAGTAAGGGAAAACACACACGCAATTAATAAACCTAACATATTTCTCTAACGTTTATGCCGGATCTTAAAATTTTCCCATTTAATTCACGGGTCCCACAAGATTCTAGCTGTTGAAATGCAATAAAACATTTACGCCCAAACTTGCTTTTCTATTTCAATATCCAATCCAGCAACCCAATTACAAAACAAAGGagtaaataattaaattaaacaaaACGATACCTAATCAAACTAGATCAAATAGAAAATAATACCAATAAAATGAATCTACTGCATCCAACTAAAACTTCTTCCCTAACTCACGATCAGATTCACACTTCTTCATTATTTTAACCCCATGCCCCTCTTCCATTAATCAACTACTATTTTAATCAATTATTTTCAAAGAGCAAAGCAAAAGACTAAATACTACTATAGAGAAATGGCAACTAAAGAAACAAAATGTAGCTACTTCCGTCTAAAATCAAACAAATAAGCAGTAACAAAACACAACAAATAAGAACCATTTAGACATAATATGGGATTAACATCAATCAAAAAACACATTATCTAAGAAAAAACCAATGAACAAATGAGATAAAAACGGGGGATTAAGTGAGAAATTAGACCTTCACAATGAGTCTCGTGCAGATTTCCGACAATTTGTAGAATGGGCGAGATTGCTCCGCAATGTAACGAAAAATACGATAACACCTAATCGCCGACATAAATCCTCTAAATGGAATCCGGAACCTCGACTGGAAACCCCGTTAAATTTCAACTCAATGTGACAGAAAATTAACTAGTAAGGTGGTTGAACGGTAGTGTATTAGGGGTTCTTTGAACGGAAATAAAAGTGAGGGACGGTTTGGTTGCAGGTTTCAGGAAAATGGAGTGGTTCACGATGTATATGTAGGTATATTCAGGCGGTTTTAATGGTGTTCATCGTGGCGTTTTAAGTGATGAAAATGGTGAGCTATGGTTAGTGATTATAATGGAGACCTATCGTGGTTTGGTGGCTGTTAAAAAAAATGGAGAAGACGGGTCCTCTTTTGGTCTAAATGGCTGCTTATGTATGCGCGGTGAATTCGGATATTCTTTTTTGTCTAGGGTAAAGGGAGAAGGGAGCGGCTCCTCTCCGTACAATTTAGGTCCACTTTTTCCAGTGCAATGCTAATCCTATGACACCTGTGCACTTTCAGATCTAACGGTTAGTATGCATTTAACTAAAACACTCCCTATTGGCAACGTATGTGTAGTCGAAATCTTTCCCGAATGAGCCTGGGGAAGGAtcatttccttatccaaatatggAAGGGGGGTCAAACCGGATATCTCAGCTAATGTAGGTGTCATTTCACAATCCCCAAATTTGAAAATCATCTCCTGTGGGTTCCAGAATCTCAACAACGCCTCAGTCAAGTCAGGACGAGGTGTCATATCAATTAATGAAATAAGGGTTCCTAGTCTATTCATCGATTCTTTTTGTTCTAGGGTTTGAAAATTTTCCACCACCTACATAGCTTCTTTGGGATTTTAACAACCATTAGTACTTTCGAGCGGGTTGACGTATCCATCCTGCATTTACCAAAACAAACTGTGAATGACTGACATAGACCTATAGATAGGTACTCCCGGCCCTCGGGATCCTGAAAAGAGAAAATGACCTAAA
The nucleotide sequence above comes from Lycium barbarum isolate Lr01 chromosome 3, ASM1917538v2, whole genome shotgun sequence. Encoded proteins:
- the LOC132629834 gene encoding uncharacterized protein LOC132629834, with product MCWSSQVKLIFLEAIHQVMRKDHKNCKNFQLPTHFVAYWWCTRIQDQPASFEKVFYFPTDPRSPSRTHDSLYDKPNGVVFYARNFKRHSDFRLTMVIDVLERVIPELLSGVYLDLVETPFKNDVVWEVSETNEWTKTTVKEYLFRNPSFFCLD